A single region of the Triticum dicoccoides isolate Atlit2015 ecotype Zavitan chromosome 2B, WEW_v2.0, whole genome shotgun sequence genome encodes:
- the LOC119363718 gene encoding zinc finger A20 and AN1 domain-containing stress-associated protein 9, with product MAQESWKESEETVQTPEAPILCVNNCGFFGSSMTNNMCSKCYRDFIKATTMAAPVVEKVFSVASSSSVTLEQAEADEVPAAAVADSQAAQEPPKPPSNRCLSCRKKVGLTGFQCRCGGTFCAMHRYADSHECTFDYKKAGREQIAKQNPVVIAEKINKI from the coding sequence ATGGCACAAGAGAGCTGGAAGGAGTCTGAGGAGACTGTCCAAACACCTGAGGCACCAATATTGTGTGTAAACAACTGTGGCTTCTTCGGTAGCAGCATGACAAACAACATGTGCTCCAAGTGCTACAGGGACTTCATTAAGGCCACTACAATGGCTGCCCCTGTAGTGGAGAAGGTGTTCTCAGTGGCATCATCTTCCAGTGTGACCTTGGAGCAAGCAGAGGCAGACGAAGTACCAGCCGCGGCTGTAGCTGATAGCCAAGCAGCACAGGAGCCTCCAAAGCCGCCCAGCAACAGATGTCTTTCATGCCGCAAGAAGGTGGGCTTGACTGGTTTCCAGTGCCGGTGCGGGGGAACATTCTGCGCCATGCACCGCTACGCTGACTCCCACGAATGCACCTTCGACTACAAGAAGGCTGGCCGGGAGCAGATTGCCAAGCAGAACCCTGTTGTGATAGCCGAGAAGATCAATAAGATCTGA